One Megasphaera elsdenii DSM 20460 genomic window carries:
- a CDS encoding DNA translocase FtsK, translating to MAKGKTRKTSRSKRTAGTRQKAKTARKAGTSPLLKYEIIGICCILVGLFATVGFIGFDTGRIGHSVDDILAYIFGLGRIVVSLSLIVLGLKYIVIRKACPVTKSWAVGTWIYVLLLGLVHLLVIPEGTEFLPHSLSVGGGVVGAVMASVLRRFLGFFGAVMAITGACIVTFLVWKNWSISKPVAVVADKAGQEAAKVSGKAVEGLQDASQSLKQWHERRGIFDLQAVVGDDPLGRPACGNHDDSHGVGAVPEGRPACGNPVIDNHPENSDHPAATTISDARDLGNGVEEVRFDASPIEEDVPYDWASDGFEEAESSPEPQKLSQIHETIVGDTEPTAHDVQPAAPVKTPLAQETDVLRHDMDDLKPIEVEKSSVAVDTSEEGSSAVPKAAGEKTYHLPPVSMLKPGPQHAVGLSDEVRENARILQETLQSFNIDAKILNASQGPSITRYELEPAAGVKVSKIVHLADDLALKLAATDIRIEAPIPGKAAVGIEVPNKKLTGVNLRDVIDTDTFRKAAGGVPVCLGKDIAGNPIVADLTKMPHLLVAGSTGSGKSVCINTFIASILFKQRPEDVKLILIDPKVVELSNYNGIPHLLTPVVTDPKKAASVLRWAVREMDDRYKRFAITHTRDISRYNELHPEDAMPFIVIIIDELADLMMTASDDVEKSIIRLGQKARACGMHLVLATQRPSVDVLTGLIKANVPSRIAFAVSSQVDSRTILDMAGAEKLIGKGDMLFYPLGASKPLRVQGAFISDSEIDEMVEFIKAQGGPQYDEAVQKAQSENPEDSVDFFEDDLMRQAIDMVLETGQASTSMLQRRFRVGYTRAARMIDMMEAMHIVGPNNGSKPREILMTADEVQQKYLS from the coding sequence TTGGCGAAAGGAAAGACTCGTAAAACCAGCCGTTCCAAGCGGACTGCTGGTACGCGTCAGAAGGCGAAGACTGCCAGGAAGGCAGGGACATCGCCGCTTTTGAAATATGAAATCATTGGTATCTGTTGTATTCTCGTAGGCCTTTTTGCGACGGTCGGTTTCATCGGCTTCGATACAGGCCGCATCGGCCACAGCGTCGATGATATCTTAGCGTATATTTTCGGCCTGGGCCGGATTGTCGTCAGTTTGTCCCTCATCGTCCTGGGACTGAAGTATATCGTCATCCGCAAGGCCTGCCCGGTTACGAAATCCTGGGCCGTCGGGACTTGGATCTATGTCCTCCTCCTGGGATTGGTCCATTTATTGGTCATTCCGGAGGGGACGGAATTTCTGCCGCACAGTCTGTCCGTCGGCGGCGGTGTCGTCGGGGCTGTCATGGCCTCGGTCCTGCGCCGGTTTCTCGGATTTTTTGGGGCTGTCATGGCTATTACCGGCGCCTGCATCGTCACCTTCCTGGTCTGGAAGAATTGGTCTATTTCTAAGCCTGTGGCTGTCGTAGCCGATAAGGCCGGACAGGAAGCGGCCAAAGTATCGGGCAAGGCCGTCGAAGGCCTGCAGGACGCATCCCAGTCCTTGAAACAGTGGCACGAACGCCGCGGCATCTTCGATTTGCAGGCGGTTGTAGGGGACGACCCGTTAGGGCGTCCCGCTTGTGGGAATCACGATGATTCGCATGGCGTAGGGGCCGTCCCGGAAGGGCGGCCCGCTTGTGGGAATCCCGTAATCGACAATCATCCCGAGAACTCGGACCATCCCGCAGCGACGACCATATCCGACGCCCGCGACCTGGGCAACGGCGTGGAAGAAGTCCGTTTCGACGCCAGCCCCATCGAAGAAGACGTCCCGTATGACTGGGCCAGCGACGGTTTTGAAGAAGCAGAATCTTCACCGGAACCGCAAAAGCTCAGCCAGATCCATGAAACCATCGTCGGCGATACGGAACCGACGGCCCACGATGTCCAGCCTGCCGCCCCAGTAAAAACGCCGCTGGCGCAGGAAACGGATGTCCTTCGTCATGACATGGACGACCTCAAACCCATCGAAGTCGAAAAGAGCAGCGTCGCCGTCGATACGAGCGAAGAAGGGAGCAGTGCCGTTCCCAAAGCCGCCGGTGAAAAGACGTACCATCTGCCGCCGGTGAGCATGTTGAAACCGGGTCCGCAGCACGCCGTCGGCCTGAGCGATGAAGTCCGGGAAAATGCCCGCATCCTCCAGGAAACGCTGCAGAGCTTCAATATCGACGCCAAGATACTCAATGCCAGCCAGGGGCCGTCCATTACGCGCTATGAACTGGAACCGGCGGCTGGCGTCAAGGTCAGCAAAATCGTCCATCTCGCCGACGACCTGGCCTTGAAACTGGCTGCGACGGATATCCGTATCGAAGCGCCGATTCCCGGCAAAGCTGCCGTCGGCATCGAAGTGCCGAACAAGAAGCTGACCGGCGTCAATCTGCGCGACGTCATCGACACGGATACGTTCCGCAAGGCCGCTGGCGGCGTCCCGGTCTGCCTGGGCAAGGATATTGCCGGCAATCCCATCGTCGCCGACCTGACCAAGATGCCTCACCTCCTGGTAGCCGGCTCGACCGGTTCCGGCAAGAGTGTCTGCATCAACACCTTCATCGCCAGCATCCTCTTTAAACAGCGGCCGGAAGACGTCAAGCTCATCCTCATCGATCCGAAGGTCGTCGAATTATCGAATTACAACGGTATTCCTCACCTGCTGACGCCAGTCGTCACGGATCCGAAGAAAGCCGCCAGCGTCCTGCGCTGGGCTGTCCGGGAAATGGACGACCGCTACAAGCGCTTCGCCATCACTCATACGCGGGATATTTCCCGGTATAATGAACTCCATCCGGAAGATGCCATGCCTTTCATCGTCATCATCATCGACGAATTGGCAGACCTCATGATGACGGCATCGGACGACGTCGAAAAGTCGATCATCCGCCTGGGTCAGAAAGCGCGGGCCTGCGGGATGCACCTCGTCCTGGCTACACAGCGGCCGTCTGTCGATGTCCTGACCGGCCTCATCAAGGCCAATGTCCCCAGCCGTATCGCCTTTGCCGTTTCCAGCCAGGTCGATTCGCGGACCATCCTCGACATGGCCGGTGCCGAAAAACTGATCGGCAAGGGTGACATGCTCTTCTATCCCCTTGGCGCATCCAAGCCGCTCCGCGTCCAAGGGGCCTTCATTTCTGATTCGGAAATCGATGAGATGGTAGAATTTATCAAAGCCCAGGGCGGTCCTCAGTATGATGAAGCTGTCCAGAAGGCCCAGTCGGAAAATCCCGAAGACAGCGTCGATTTCTTTGAAGACGACCTCATGCGCCAGGCCATCGACATGGTCCTGGAAACGGGGCAGGCATCGACGTCCATGCTCCAGCGCCGCTTCCGCGTCGGCTATACGCGGGCAGCCCGCATGATCGACATGATGGAAGCCATGCACATCGTCGGCCCCAATAACGGCAGCAAGCCGCGGGAAATCCTCATGACGGCCGATGAGGTCCAGCAGAAGTATTTGAGCTGA
- a CDS encoding helix-turn-helix domain-containing protein, whose translation MNESSIGEVLRLAREQQGLTLQDVSYALNIKREYLEALEKDEYDAIPGAVFVKGFLRNYGNFLELDGVALAREYKENVEERTPQPEVRTIMPVKKKKIRKDSTKKKKQRQGKWPEITIIAGIIIFLLLIIWILI comes from the coding sequence GTGAATGAATCTTCGATTGGCGAAGTATTGCGACTGGCAAGAGAACAACAGGGGCTGACGCTGCAGGATGTGTCTTATGCCCTCAATATAAAGCGGGAATACCTGGAAGCCCTGGAAAAAGACGAATACGATGCCATCCCCGGTGCCGTCTTCGTCAAAGGTTTCCTCCGCAACTATGGCAATTTCCTGGAACTGGACGGCGTTGCCCTGGCCCGGGAATATAAGGAAAACGTCGAAGAGCGGACCCCGCAGCCGGAAGTGCGGACTATTATGCCCGTGAAAAAGAAGAAAATCCGTAAAGATAGTACTAAAAAGAAGAAGCAGCGCCAGGGGAAATGGCCGGAAATCACTATCATTGCCGGTATCATCATTTTCCTGCTGCTCATCATTTGGATTTTAATTTAA
- a CDS encoding YgiQ family radical SAM protein, with protein MREKFLVTSREDMERRGWDQLDFVYINGDAYVDHPGFAAALIGRVLESRGYRVGIISQPDWHSDEPFKQLGRPRLAALITAGNLDSMLNEKTAAKKFRSHDSYSPGGEAGRRPERATIVYANRMREAYKDVPIIIGGIEASLRRFAHYDYWSNKVRHSILLDSKADILSYGMGEHSVVEIADALAEGKTVAEMYDIRGICYVTSRPPISDKTVVCPSYEEVKADKLAFARAFKMQYEEQDPFYGKTLIQPSENRFVVQTPPTLPLTTEEMDAIYELPFQRRWHPDYDAAGGVPALHEVQFSLTSQRGCFGHCHFCAIASHQGRIIQHRSHESLVRETERMTHLPGFKGYIHDVGGPTANFRHVACAKQLKDGACRNRHCIGSETCPNLDTSHDDYVKLLREIRSVKGVKKVFVRSGLRYDYVLADHNKAFVKELCQYHVSGQLKVAPEHVVKHVTDLMGKADVQAFLKFKDWFDEANRELGKKQYLVPYFMSSHPGCTLKDAVALAEFLRDMHMQPEQVQDFIPTPGSLSTAMYYTGLNPLTGEKVYVARRPEEKQMQRALMQYKNPANYDIVYKALCLAGRRDLIGYGPKCLIAPRRHQAGRRPDKAGRPAAPSRRQGRGTAKTRKFR; from the coding sequence ATGCGCGAGAAATTTTTAGTAACCAGCCGGGAAGACATGGAACGCCGCGGCTGGGACCAACTCGATTTTGTCTACATCAATGGCGATGCCTATGTCGATCACCCCGGTTTTGCCGCAGCCCTCATCGGCCGCGTATTGGAAAGCCGGGGCTATCGTGTCGGAATCATTTCCCAGCCCGACTGGCACAGTGACGAACCGTTCAAGCAATTGGGACGGCCGCGGCTGGCTGCCTTGATTACGGCAGGCAATCTGGATTCCATGCTCAATGAAAAGACGGCGGCCAAGAAATTCCGCAGCCACGACAGTTATTCACCCGGCGGAGAAGCCGGCCGTCGGCCGGAACGGGCGACGATTGTCTATGCCAACCGCATGCGGGAAGCTTATAAAGACGTGCCCATCATCATCGGCGGCATTGAAGCCAGCCTGCGCCGTTTTGCCCACTACGATTATTGGTCCAATAAAGTGCGTCATTCTATCCTCCTGGACAGTAAGGCTGACATCCTCAGCTATGGTATGGGGGAACATTCCGTAGTCGAAATCGCCGACGCCCTGGCCGAAGGCAAGACGGTCGCTGAAATGTACGATATCCGCGGTATCTGCTACGTGACCAGCAGGCCGCCCATTTCGGATAAGACCGTCGTCTGCCCGTCCTATGAAGAGGTCAAGGCCGATAAACTGGCTTTTGCCAGGGCCTTCAAGATGCAGTATGAAGAGCAGGACCCCTTTTACGGCAAGACTCTCATCCAGCCGTCAGAGAACCGCTTCGTCGTCCAGACGCCGCCGACCCTGCCCTTGACGACGGAAGAGATGGATGCCATTTACGAACTGCCCTTCCAGCGGCGCTGGCATCCCGATTACGATGCCGCCGGCGGCGTACCGGCTCTCCATGAAGTGCAGTTCAGCCTGACCAGCCAACGCGGCTGTTTCGGCCACTGCCATTTCTGTGCCATCGCCAGCCATCAAGGGCGTATCATCCAGCATCGCAGCCATGAATCGCTCGTCCGGGAAACGGAGCGCATGACCCATTTGCCGGGCTTCAAGGGCTATATCCATGACGTCGGCGGCCCGACGGCGAACTTCCGTCACGTTGCCTGTGCCAAGCAGCTCAAGGACGGCGCCTGCCGCAACCGCCACTGCATCGGCAGTGAGACCTGCCCGAACCTCGATACGTCCCATGATGATTATGTCAAGCTCTTGCGGGAAATCCGCAGCGTCAAGGGCGTCAAGAAGGTCTTCGTCCGTTCGGGCCTGCGCTATGACTATGTCCTGGCCGATCACAACAAGGCCTTCGTCAAGGAACTCTGCCAGTACCACGTCAGCGGTCAGCTGAAAGTGGCTCCGGAACACGTCGTCAAACACGTGACGGACCTCATGGGAAAGGCCGACGTCCAGGCTTTCCTGAAGTTCAAGGACTGGTTCGATGAGGCCAACCGGGAACTGGGAAAGAAACAGTACCTCGTCCCGTATTTCATGTCCAGCCATCCCGGCTGTACCCTGAAGGATGCCGTGGCCCTGGCTGAATTTCTGCGGGACATGCATATGCAGCCGGAACAGGTGCAGGACTTCATCCCGACGCCGGGGAGCCTGTCGACGGCCATGTATTATACCGGCCTCAATCCCTTGACGGGGGAAAAGGTCTACGTCGCCCGCCGGCCGGAAGAAAAACAGATGCAGCGGGCCCTCATGCAGTATAAGAACCCGGCCAATTATGATATTGTCTATAAGGCCCTGTGCCTGGCCGGCCGGCGGGACCTCATCGGTTATGGCCCGAAATGCCTTATTGCGCCGCGGCGCCATCAGGCAGGACGGCGGCCTGATAAAGCCGGCCGTCCTGCTGCCCCATCCCGCAGGCAGGGAAGGGGAACGGCTAAGACTAGAAAATTCAGGTGA
- a CDS encoding ABC transporter substrate-binding protein: MKKFVPFIVLSLFVILLLSLCGPILTKRQQEEAQRAYEAERHLVVFSDLPQDVNDGLAQLFYEQKHLRVQIYSKSDGDIRQALKTDSGVKPDILIVSEDNLREQKKNGILQPYASPVTDKVLPSMKDPEQLWNGLWYNPMVFIVSQSYYERRGMQIRTWDDLLTDPEMVLAFPDLASMDMAGEFLCSFVEMRGIEDSERYLRSLQGHVASYSKSMSANVRRVASGEADMGVADAAVARQYRHDGAPIYILYPRDGTSYWLTGVAVTNWCEDGELTNAFIDWLYSSNANAVLWQKHIFLSDALPPAKAEVDAKGQEIALFPVKKQYSDQGRRDLQAWWIKSVRFGKEK, encoded by the coding sequence ATGAAGAAATTCGTGCCTTTTATTGTCCTCAGCCTTTTCGTCATCCTGCTCCTCAGCTTGTGCGGCCCGATTTTGACGAAGCGCCAGCAGGAAGAGGCTCAGCGGGCTTATGAAGCGGAACGCCATCTCGTCGTCTTTTCCGACCTGCCTCAGGATGTCAACGACGGACTGGCTCAGCTTTTTTATGAACAGAAACATCTGCGCGTCCAGATTTATTCCAAGAGCGACGGCGATATCCGCCAGGCCCTGAAAACGGACAGCGGCGTCAAGCCGGATATCCTCATCGTGTCGGAAGACAATCTGCGGGAACAGAAGAAAAACGGCATCCTCCAGCCCTATGCGTCGCCCGTCACCGATAAGGTGCTGCCGTCCATGAAGGACCCGGAACAGCTGTGGAATGGCCTGTGGTATAACCCGATGGTCTTCATCGTCAGCCAGTCTTATTATGAACGGCGGGGCATGCAGATCCGCACCTGGGACGACCTCCTGACGGATCCCGAAATGGTCCTGGCCTTCCCGGACCTGGCGTCTATGGACATGGCCGGCGAATTTCTCTGTTCTTTCGTAGAAATGAGAGGCATTGAAGACAGTGAACGCTACCTGCGCTCCCTCCAGGGCCATGTAGCGTCCTATTCGAAATCGATGTCGGCCAACGTCCGCCGCGTAGCCAGCGGCGAAGCTGATATGGGCGTAGCCGACGCCGCCGTCGCCCGGCAGTACCGCCATGACGGGGCGCCTATCTATATTCTCTATCCCCGGGACGGCACGTCATATTGGCTGACCGGGGTGGCCGTTACCAACTGGTGCGAAGACGGTGAATTGACGAATGCCTTCATCGACTGGCTCTATTCGTCCAATGCCAATGCCGTCTTGTGGCAAAAACACATTTTTTTGAGCGATGCCCTGCCGCCGGCTAAGGCGGAAGTCGATGCCAAAGGCCAGGAAATCGCTTTATTCCCCGTAAAAAAACAATATTCTGATCAAGGCCGCCGCGATTTGCAGGCCTGGTGGATCAAATCAGTTCGCTTCGGAAAGGAAAAGTAA
- the rimO gene encoding 30S ribosomal protein S12 methylthiotransferase RimO: MEKIGFVSLGCSKNLIDTEVMLGILRDRHMEITEDLSQADIIIVNTCTFIEKAKQESIDTILQAARYKTEGKCKILIVTGCLSQQYKQDLMKEMPEIDALLGTGSWDRIWEAIDTVKKGRKACYMDDVSHLYNQNTSRLRTTPKYSAYVKIGEGCNNGCSFCIIPHVRGKLYSRPVDSVVAEVQQLAADGVKEINLIAQDTTSYGVDLAGHSLLPELLRQLVKIDGIRWIRLFYLYPHYFTDELMDLIVKEEKICPYVDLPLQHISQTVLQRMNRRDSEEDVRRLMKKLCSHGRKLTLRSTFIVGFPGETEEEFQELCKFVKETEFDDVGVFTYSQEDGTPAALMDDQIPEEVKEERYHQLMAIQAKVSEIRNQELEGSVHTMLVEKVEEEKGIRQAVGRIEIQAPDVDGLTYLEDAQGVQPGDMIPVRIAQGFAYDLVAERID; this comes from the coding sequence ATGGAAAAAATCGGATTTGTCAGCTTAGGCTGCTCCAAAAACCTTATTGATACGGAAGTCATGCTGGGCATCCTTCGTGACCGCCATATGGAGATTACGGAAGACCTGTCCCAGGCGGATATCATCATCGTCAATACGTGTACGTTCATTGAAAAAGCCAAGCAGGAATCCATTGATACGATATTGCAGGCCGCCCGCTACAAGACAGAAGGGAAATGTAAGATCCTCATCGTCACGGGCTGCCTGAGCCAGCAGTACAAACAGGACCTGATGAAAGAAATGCCGGAAATCGATGCCTTGTTGGGGACCGGTTCGTGGGACCGCATCTGGGAAGCCATCGATACGGTCAAGAAAGGCCGCAAAGCCTGCTACATGGATGACGTCAGTCATCTCTATAACCAGAATACGAGCCGCCTGCGGACGACGCCGAAATACAGTGCCTATGTCAAAATCGGCGAAGGCTGCAACAACGGCTGCTCTTTCTGCATCATCCCCCATGTACGGGGCAAGCTGTACAGCCGTCCTGTCGACTCTGTCGTAGCCGAAGTACAGCAGCTGGCTGCTGACGGCGTCAAAGAAATCAACCTTATCGCCCAGGATACGACGAGTTATGGCGTCGACCTGGCCGGGCACTCCCTGCTGCCGGAATTGCTGCGCCAGCTGGTGAAAATCGATGGCATCCGCTGGATCCGCCTGTTCTATCTCTATCCCCATTACTTTACGGACGAATTGATGGATCTCATCGTCAAGGAAGAAAAAATCTGTCCCTATGTCGATCTGCCGCTCCAGCATATTTCCCAGACCGTCCTGCAGCGCATGAACCGGCGCGATTCGGAAGAGGATGTGCGCCGTCTCATGAAGAAGCTCTGCAGCCACGGCCGCAAGCTGACCCTGCGTTCGACGTTCATCGTCGGCTTCCCCGGCGAAACGGAAGAAGAATTTCAGGAACTCTGTAAATTTGTCAAGGAAACGGAATTTGACGACGTCGGCGTCTTCACTTATTCTCAGGAAGACGGGACGCCGGCCGCCCTTATGGACGATCAGATACCGGAAGAAGTCAAGGAAGAACGGTATCACCAGCTCATGGCCATCCAGGCAAAGGTATCGGAAATCCGCAACCAGGAACTGGAAGGCTCTGTCCATACGATGCTCGTCGAAAAAGTAGAAGAAGAAAAGGGTATCCGTCAGGCCGTCGGGCGCATTGAAATCCAGGCTCCCGATGTCGATGGCCTGACCTATCTGGAAGATGCCCAGGGCGTGCAGCCAGGCGATATGATTCCCGTCCGCATTGCCCAGGGCTTTGCTTACGATCTCGTAGCCGAACGGATCGATTAA
- a CDS encoding competence/damage-inducible protein A yields the protein MLVELVTTGSELLLGEITNYNSAYLSKKLNEIGYSVIYHTTVGDNPQRMEEALKVALSRVDLVITTGGLGPTQGDMTKIIGARLMGMPLVYDDAIAESVRQWVCIHHGGAAMTENQKRQAMVPQGAVLFDNGAGTAPGVAMQQGGKTLVHLPGPPTEMRWMYENRLKPWLLQTFGSQGCIASRYIKIYDLGEAFIEEQLMDLVQGQSNPTLAMYARPGFVEVRLTARADREDQARELLAPLEQEVRRRLAGQIVTFDDDTMAHVLGNIVRQGGYSVSAAESCTGGLVGSLITDVPGASDYFRGSAGTYCNEMKEKILGVSHDTLETYTAVSAQTAAEMADGSRRLYGTDLAVSTTGIAGPGGGTPDQPVGLVYTGISGPWGTVTHRDVYHGGRAEVKRRAALRAIYYLVHYVVNHTKKA from the coding sequence ATGTTAGTGGAATTGGTTACGACAGGTTCCGAATTGTTATTAGGTGAAATTACCAATTATAATTCCGCTTACTTATCGAAGAAACTCAATGAAATAGGCTATTCTGTCATTTATCATACGACTGTCGGCGACAACCCGCAGCGCATGGAAGAAGCGCTGAAAGTGGCTCTGTCCCGCGTCGACCTGGTCATCACGACGGGCGGTCTCGGACCGACCCAGGGCGACATGACCAAAATCATCGGCGCCCGCCTCATGGGGATGCCCCTCGTCTATGACGACGCTATTGCCGAGTCGGTCCGCCAATGGGTCTGCATCCATCATGGCGGCGCGGCCATGACCGAGAACCAGAAGCGCCAGGCCATGGTCCCGCAAGGAGCGGTACTCTTCGATAACGGCGCCGGGACGGCACCGGGCGTGGCCATGCAGCAAGGCGGCAAGACCCTGGTCCACCTGCCGGGGCCGCCGACAGAGATGCGCTGGATGTATGAAAACCGTCTGAAGCCGTGGCTGCTCCAGACCTTTGGCAGCCAGGGATGCATCGCTTCGCGGTACATCAAGATTTACGACTTGGGCGAAGCTTTTATTGAAGAACAGCTCATGGATCTGGTCCAGGGGCAATCGAACCCGACCTTGGCCATGTATGCCCGGCCGGGCTTCGTCGAAGTCCGCCTGACAGCCCGGGCTGACCGCGAAGACCAGGCCCGGGAATTGCTGGCTCCCTTGGAACAGGAAGTCCGCCGCCGGCTGGCCGGACAGATCGTCACCTTTGATGACGACACGATGGCCCATGTCCTGGGGAACATCGTCCGTCAGGGCGGCTATTCCGTCAGTGCTGCCGAATCGTGTACGGGCGGACTCGTCGGTTCGCTCATCACCGATGTCCCTGGCGCTTCCGATTATTTCCGCGGTTCTGCCGGGACGTACTGCAATGAGATGAAAGAAAAGATACTCGGCGTTTCGCATGATACGCTGGAAACGTATACGGCTGTCAGTGCCCAGACGGCGGCCGAAATGGCCGATGGCAGCCGGCGCCTGTATGGGACGGATCTGGCCGTCAGTACGACGGGTATCGCCGGTCCCGGCGGAGGTACGCCGGATCAGCCCGTCGGCCTGGTCTATACGGGCATCAGCGGCCCCTGGGGGACCGTGACCCACCGCGACGTCTATCACGGCGGCCGGGCCGAAGTCAAACGGCGGGCTGCCCTGCGGGCCATCTATTATTTAGTACACTATGTAGTGAATCATACAAAGAAAGCCTAG
- the recA gene encoding recombinase RecA produces MKLDAKQTALENAMRKIEKDFGKGAIMRLGDIADKMNLEVISSGSLAVDLAVGVGGYPRGRVIEIYGPESSGKTTLALHAIASAQKSGGIAAFIDAEHALDPVYARHLGVDTNELLISQPDNGEQALEITEELVRSGAVDIIVVDSVAALVPKAEIEGEMGDSHVGLQARLMSQALRKLTGIISKSKAIVIFINQLREKVGVMFGNPETTTGGRALKFYASIRMEIRKGEAIKSGGDVIGNRARVKVVKNKVAPPFKHCEFDIMYGTGISREGTVLDLGTSMDIIEKSGTWYSYKGERLGQGKENVKIFMKEHPEITDEVEKIIRDTLAAEPEKFDEAMEEEDTAALETPDTPAAGSDEA; encoded by the coding sequence ATGAAGTTGGACGCAAAACAGACAGCACTTGAAAATGCAATGCGCAAGATTGAAAAGGATTTTGGCAAAGGTGCCATCATGCGCCTGGGAGACATTGCCGACAAGATGAATCTGGAAGTCATCTCTTCCGGTTCCCTGGCCGTCGACCTGGCCGTCGGCGTCGGCGGCTATCCCCGGGGCCGCGTCATCGAAATCTACGGCCCTGAATCATCAGGCAAGACGACCCTGGCCCTGCATGCCATCGCTTCGGCCCAGAAGAGCGGCGGCATTGCCGCTTTCATCGATGCCGAACACGCCCTGGATCCGGTCTATGCCCGCCACCTCGGCGTCGACACGAATGAACTGCTCATTTCCCAGCCGGATAATGGCGAACAAGCCCTGGAAATCACGGAAGAACTCGTCCGCAGCGGCGCTGTCGACATCATCGTCGTCGACTCCGTAGCCGCCCTGGTCCCGAAAGCGGAAATCGAAGGGGAAATGGGCGATTCCCATGTTGGCCTCCAGGCCCGTCTCATGAGTCAGGCCCTGCGCAAACTGACAGGCATCATTTCCAAGTCCAAGGCCATTGTCATCTTCATCAACCAGCTGCGTGAAAAAGTCGGCGTCATGTTCGGCAATCCCGAAACGACGACAGGCGGCCGGGCTCTGAAGTTCTACGCGTCGATCCGCATGGAAATCCGCAAGGGCGAAGCCATCAAATCCGGTGGCGACGTCATCGGCAACCGGGCGCGGGTCAAAGTCGTCAAGAATAAAGTGGCACCGCCTTTCAAACACTGCGAATTCGACATCATGTACGGCACGGGGATTTCCCGCGAAGGCACCGTCCTCGACCTGGGCACGTCCATGGATATCATCGAAAAGAGCGGCACCTGGTATTCTTATAAAGGCGAACGCCTGGGCCAGGGCAAGGAAAACGTCAAGATATTCATGAAGGAACATCCTGAAATCACAGACGAAGTCGAAAAGATCATCCGCGATACGCTGGCAGCGGAACCGGAAAAATTCGACGAAGCCATGGAAGAAGAGGATACGGCAGCACTGGAAACGCCGGATACGCCGGCAGCCGGCAGCGACGAAGCGTAA
- a CDS encoding regulatory protein RecX, whose product MEYREAYEKALQLLNVRFLSERELRDKLRRRGAAEAVLDEVVAALKEEHFLDDQRLAGDVYRYYARKGQYGHLYIANRLRRRGLPVPEDIERPDEYALAQALAGRKFSYRADEARKAARFLQYRGFSPSVIGDILEDFTGGDEEDDG is encoded by the coding sequence ATGGAGTACCGCGAAGCCTATGAAAAGGCCTTGCAGCTCCTGAATGTCCGCTTTCTCAGCGAAAGGGAACTGCGGGACAAGCTGCGCCGCCGCGGTGCTGCTGAGGCCGTCCTGGACGAAGTCGTCGCCGCCCTGAAGGAAGAACATTTCCTCGACGACCAGCGCCTGGCCGGCGACGTGTACCGCTATTATGCCCGCAAAGGGCAGTACGGCCACCTGTACATCGCCAACCGCCTGCGCCGCCGCGGCCTGCCCGTACCGGAAGACATCGAGCGGCCTGATGAGTACGCCCTGGCTCAGGCCCTGGCAGGGCGGAAATTTTCCTATCGTGCCGATGAAGCCCGCAAGGCAGCCCGCTTTTTGCAGTACCGCGGCTTTTCGCCGTCTGTCATAGGGGACATCCTGGAAGACTTCACCGGTGGCGATGAAGAGGACGATGGGTGA